From a region of the Primulina eburnea isolate SZY01 chromosome 7, ASM2296580v1, whole genome shotgun sequence genome:
- the LOC140835676 gene encoding heat shock 70 kDa protein 5-like, which translates to MICIHLCAYAKRLIGRRFSDPLVQKDVMHWPFKVVSGHENKPMIVVTYKDEEKQFAAEEISSMVLTKMKEIAEAFLGVKVRDAVITVPAYFNDSQRRATRDAGTISGLNVLRIIVEPTGCCIQWRSQESKSM; encoded by the exons ATGATCTGCATACATTTATGTGCAT ATGCGAAGAGATTGATTGGCCGGAGATTCAGCGACCCTCTGGTGCAGAAAGATGTGATGCATTGGCCATTCAAGGTCGTTTCTGGTCATGAAAACAAACCCATGATTGTGGTTACCTACAAAGATGAAGAGAAACAATTTGCTGCTGAAGAGATTTCATCCATGGTCCTCACAAAAATGAAGGAGATCGCCGAAGCTTTTCTTGGAGTTAAAGTAAGAGACGCGGTTATTACTGTGCCGGCCTATTTCAATGATTCACAACGGCGAGCGACCAGGGATGCTGGAACTATATCTGGGCTCAATGTCTTGCGCATCATTGTGGAACCTACTGGTTGTTGCATACAGTGGCGGAGCCAAGAATCAAAGTCTATGTAA